One window of the Dreissena polymorpha isolate Duluth1 chromosome 5, UMN_Dpol_1.0, whole genome shotgun sequence genome contains the following:
- the LOC127832697 gene encoding neo-calmodulin-like, whose product MDEQTCGRDSFVEEFREIFNMFDTNGDGSISTRELKTIMRSLGQDPSETELRDMVKGVDADSSGEVEFDEFVKLIAKKMQKVDLEEEIMDAFKVFDTDGNGNISKAELRNAMTSLGKKFREPELDELFQLADINGDGQINYKEFVRIISPTGCMGSD is encoded by the exons ATGGACGAACAAACCTGTGGACGAGATTCGTTTGTTGAAG AGTTCCGGGAGATATTTAATATGTTCGACACGAATGGAGATGGTTCCATCTCGACTAGGGAGCTGAAAACCATCATGCGCTCACTGGGCCAGGATCCATCCGAGACCGAACTCCGGGACATGGTCAAGGGCGTTGATGCAGACA GCAGCGGCGAGGTAGAATTCGACGAGTTTGTGAAGCTGATTGCGAAGAAAATGCAAAAGGTGGACCTCGAAGAAGAGATAATGGACGCTTTTAAAG TATTCGACACGGACGGTAACGGCAACATCTCCAAAGCGGAGTTACGTAACGCTATGACGTCGCTGGGAAAGAAGTTTAGAGAACCAGAGCTAGACGAACTTTTTCAGCTTGCAGACATTAATGGCGATGGGCAAATCAATTACAAAG